AGGGGTGTGACGAGAGCGGCAGAGGCGGCGTCGGTTTTGTGATTTCGGGAGGAGAGCTTGGAGCAAGGCTGGTGAGCAGCCAGGAACCGGGTTGACGGAGGCGACGTTGCAATTTCGGGGGGCGACATCAAGATCTCACGCGCTGCGGGTGTCGCGGGAGGAAGCCGACGGTGGGTGAGCGGAACCAGGATCAACGGACGAGTGGAGGTCGCGAGCTCGGGAAGTCCGCCGTCTACGGGTGCGAGAGCTTGACCCTGAGAGGTAAAGATAGAAAGTAGAAACATATTAGGGTTTTGTGTTTTGGTCTTTTTGGGGGTGTCTTACAAACCGGTTCTCAAACCGGTCCGGTCGATCCGATtccgggtgggtaatccctcggaacCGTTCCCGAACTGGTTCAAACAGAGTCTGAGTTTTGGGAACTGGTTCCCGGACTGGTTTCAACTGGAACTGGTTCCCGACCCtattttccgggtgggccgaTCCGGGAACCGGGTTGTTCCGGTCtgattgcacacccctattgaATATCGCGGGGCTAGCTGTTGGCAATTTACAATTCCAACCTCCGACGTGCAACTCACTTTCCTATTTCGAAGAGGGGCAAATTTGGAACATCAGCTACACTGAATGCTATGGAGTGTAGCCGTTGCCAAATTATCATTTCAACCTCCAACGCGTTCTGCACTTTCCTATTTCAAAGGGGTTCAAAATTTGGAGCAACGGCCGCACTGAATACTGTGGAGTTGTGGCCGTTGCGAAATTACCATTTCAACCTCCAGCCGCACCATACACTTTCCTATTTCGAGGGGGGAATTTGGAACAACAGACGCGTTGACTTTTAGAATTTACCGTTCCGACCTCCGGCCGGTAACTCACTTTCCTGTTTTGAAGAGGGGCAAATTCGGAAtcacggcgacggcggggcTGAAAATGCCTGTCGGAACTCTTCACGCCTAGTCGCTTCATCTCTCCCCCTCATTcgcctcctcttcctcttcctcttcttcttccatatGGCCGATCGTCGGTGACGGGAAGCCCCATCGTCGGGCTCCACAGAGAGAGGGGGGAATGGGATTGTGATCGGGGCTCGGCGACGGGACGTGCTCGGCAGCAACGCTCGGCGGAAGCAAAGGCGAGGCGGCTGAGCGACGGCGTGCAGGGGTGGGCGAGTTCTTTAGGGCTGATTCTCGTAAGTTTCtcgaacatatatatatatatatatatatatataactctgGCTTGTTCAAATGGTGTTGTGTTGGGGGACGATTGTGCTGTCGGTTCTTAAACATGTCTGGggagttcgaattttcttgtgaagaacatgcatatatgtGATAGATTGATTGTCTCACAAAAGGAAAGTTTTGGATGTTGTTTTTGTACTTTGAAAGTCAATCTCTTTGCGTAGAGAGTTCTCTGTTGAAGAGAAACATGATTCGTTTGCCAGGGTTTTGTGGTTTTGCAACCTCCCTTTGATGATCTTCTGTAACATGTATATATCAACGACATATGTTAAGAGATTGACTAGCCTCACCGAGAATACCGTTTGATAtatttcgattttggcaaagtGCCTTATTTTTACATAATGATTCGCTATTTTCAAATCAAAGCCTCGAAATCATTTTGCTACAAGTCGTGCTCCGGCGCTTTTcgttatcatttttctttttccaatagcTGCATCTGATGGGAGTTTCTCGTTACTCTGATGTATACATGACTTATATTTGTCTTTTAATAccattttgcttttaaagaacCTCATGCAAATCATTTAAAATTCCTATCACAGGTTTTTCCATTATCTTTCTTAACAGCTTTATGAGCAGCAAGTTGttaaatctttcttttttgctaaataagttaaaacttttgttttcttcttttgactatatatatctttttttctaaaagctCTTTTAAAGCCATTTCATATAaacctctctttcttttaaagAATTGTGAGATCGTTTTCTATTAATTGAGAACAACATTGCGAGTTAAATTTGATAAGAGCAACATGCATATTGTGTAATATTATATGACAAGTTTGTTGAATCTATTTCTCAATTGCTTCATGAACAGCACGTTTagaaatatctcttttttgccTAACAAAAGTTAAACAGTGTTTTCTCCGTTCGAATATTTTATCTCCTTTTCAAAAGTTccttgttaaaaaaatttcataaaatctatCTCTGTTTTAATTTTACAGTGttgtgatacttttgttttgtcttttgtgaaaattaacttcttcttgattttaagttttctGTTAAAGAGTAACTAGATTAAAAGTTTCTTGTCAAAATCgtttccaaatgttgcaaattatgGCAATTTTCTTCCTTATGAGACAAACTATTTTCGAGCAACCTTGGgagtttaaattttcttttaaacaacGTCATGCAACCCATTAAATTTGTACACGGCAAACAATCACAAGTTTTTCCAAACCATTTCACCATTACTTTATGAGCAGcaattccaatttctttttttttaaccaaaaaagttaaacttttgttttctccttttgaatattattctctttttttagaAGTTCTTTGTCAAAGAGATTAGTCCATAATATATCTTTGTTCCTTAAAATTGTCAggctttttttttgtccattcTAAACTTCTTGTTTGTTGGTTTTTTGTCTTTGAGTAATtagatttgaattattattattttttgtcaaaattgtttCCAAATGTGGCAAATGATGGCAATTTTCTTCAATTGTGTGCAAGACATACTATTTTCAAACAACAGGcgaatttaaattttcttttcaaaaatgtcatgcaaattattttgtatTCTATCACTAAGTTTACTAAGTTTTACCAAAggttaaacttttgttttctcctttcatATATGTATCTctgttttaaaatttctttgttaaaaatatttccTAATATCTCTTATCTATTTTAAGACTTGTGAGACTTTTCTTTCTAAAGTATTAACTTTGATCTTAAGTATTCAGTCAAATAGCAACCAAAATTAAagttttcttttgaagtttGTTTTTAAATGTTGCAAGTGATGGCAATTTTCTTGCTTACCCTGTTTTGTAAAAGACCTACTATTTTCAAACAATATTGGAAgtttagtttttctttaataGAACATCATTCGAGTTATGCTAAAATTTATGCAAAATTGTCCGAATCTCTTTCCCAATAGCTTTTATGAGTTGTAAGTTTTTAAATATCCCTTTTAGTTGCTTTCTCcttttgtatatttattttgttgttaataatttttgttagaGAGAATACCTAAACTCTCTATGTTTTAAAGAATTGTaagactttttcttcaacaagtTTTTCCAATCTATTTCTCAATAGTTTTATGAGTAGAAAGTCTGCTAGTAtctcttttttgccaaaaaagttgaaagttctattttctccttttgtatACTCATCTCTctattttaaaagttatttGTTAAAGAGATTTCTTATTATCTCTCTGTTCTAAAGAATTGTGAGGCTTTGGTTTCGTCCTTTCTAAATACTAACTTCTTGATCAAGTTTTGTGTCTTTGAGTAGTGGGATTTAAAGTTTTCTTTCAATGTCGTTTCCAATTGCTgcaaattttggcaatttacAATGGTTTGAACAAGAACTACTATTTTTCAAACAACATTGGGAGTTTTATCTTGCTTTTAAAGAATGTCTTGCAAATTATTTTAGATTGTCTCACAAGGTTTTGCAATCTAATTCTCAATAGCTTTTCTGAGCAGAGGTCGGTAagtatcttttttcctttaaaaaaactttgacttttgttttctccttttgttgaCTAATAAATCTCTTTGCTTGGAAGAATTGTTCagacttttgttttgtccttgcTAATTATTAACTTCTTGAAGTTTTCTATGAAAGAGCaaccaaatttaaaattttcttcaagatCGTTTTCAAATGTTGGAAATGTTGGCAATTTTCCTCCTTACTCTGTCTAGTACAAGACCTAttattttcaaacaaaattgagagttcaaattttcttttgaagaacgCCATGTAAATTATTTTGGATTGCATCACAAGTTTTTCCAATCACTTACTCAATAGCCTTATAATCAGTaagtttgcaaaatattttttttttttgccaaaaaacgtatattttttttttctccttttgtattTTAGAAACTTCCTTTTTAAAAAGGTTTCCCAATATCTCTCAATTGTGagacttctattttttttttttataaatatgtatttCTGGATTTTAAGCTTTCTGTTTTCAAGTAGCTAGATCGAAAGTTTTTTTCGACATCCTAATGTTGCAAATCTTGGCTTTTGTCTTCCTTACTCTGTTTTGGACAAGACTTagtatttttcaaatcacattggaagtttaaattttcttttaaagaaggccatgtaaattattttaaattttatcacaAATTTTTCCAATCTATATTTCAATTGTTCAATATCTCTATTTTTTGCCCAAaaaccttttgttttctcctttttatacTTATCTCTTTGTTTTAAAAGTTAGgttaaagaaattttctaatatCTCTTTGATTTGTGGAATTGTGTGACATTAGTTTTGTCCTTTCTATaaataacttcttctttttttaagtctTATGTTAAAGAGCAATTAGATTTAAACTTCCTTCAAAGTTGGTTTCAAATGTTGCAAATGATGGTAATTTTCTTCTGTTCTATGTTTTGCACAAGGCCTACTATTTTCAAATAACGTTGGGAGTTTAGATTTTCCTGTAAAGACCATCATGCCATTTATTTTAGATTCTATAACAAgttttccaattcattttttgataactttatgagaaaaaaatttgctaGTATctctttttttgccaaaaaactcaaaatttgttTATTCCATTTGTATACTTATCTCTTCATCTTAAAAGTTCCTGATTTGAAAGATTTCCTAgtatctctgttttattgaattgtgagacttttattttgtcatttctaaattttaacttcttaattttaacttttctatctTTGAATAGGGTCATAGTCAAAAAGTTTTCTTTCAAAGTTCTTCTCAAACGTTGCAAATCTGGCATTTTTCTTCTGGACAAGAcctattattttaaaaacaatattggtagttttaatttgcttttaaagaatcTCTTGCGAATCGCTTTAGATTCTATCACAAGCTTGtccaatatatttttcaatagtTTTATAAGCAGAAAGTTTGCTAGTAGttcttaaccaaaaaaaaaaaaaaaaactttgctaGTATCcctattttggccaaaaaaataaaacttatattttctccttttgtgTACTTATCTTTCTGTTTTTAAAGATCTTTGTTAAAAAGATATCATAATATATCTCCATTTTAAAGAATTGCGAGACTTTGgttttatctaatttaaatgtgaactttttgatttttttttttgggaaagagAAATGGGATTTAAAGTATTCCATCAAAGTTGTTTCCGAATGTTACAAATAATggcaattttcttccttactctaTTTTGCACAAACCTAATATTTTCAAACAACATTGGAAGCACAAGTTGTCTTGTAAAGAACACATGCCATTTATTCTAAATTCTATCACAAGTTTTCCAATTTTCAATAGCTTTATGAGTAGAAAGTTTGCTACTATCTctattttagccaaaaaaattacactctttttctccttttgtataCTTATCTCTCTGTTTTAGAAGTTCTTTTCTAAAGAGATTCCTAATATTTCTCTTTcaaagaattatgaaattttggtattgtcctttctaaatattaacATCTTGGTTTAAAGTTTTGTCTTTGAGTAACcggattttaatttttctttcaaagtctTTTATCAAATTGTTGCAATCTTGGCAATTATCCTTCTCACTCGGTATTCTCAAAACAACATTGGAgagtttaaatttgattttaaaaaacttAATGCAAATTATCTTAGACTCTATTACAAGTTCTCTAATCTATTTCTAAATAACTTTATGAGCAGAAGTTTTGCATGTATCTTGTTTTTGCTTTGCCAAAAAACTTATACTTTTATTTTGCTTCTATTCTATTCTAAGTCTCTGTCATGTGAAAGACCTACTATTTTCAAACAACTTGGGAGTTTAATTTTCCAACAACTctgtaaatttaatttttcttttgatagaatatcatttaaattattttggattttatccAAGATTTTCCAATCTCTTTCTTAATAGTTGTGACTTTTCAAATATctcattttcaccaaaaaaaacatAAGCGGCTTTCTCCTTTTGTATATTTTGTTTGTATTAGTTTTTTTGTTAGAGAGAATACCTAATCTCTATATTATAAAGAATTGTAAGACACATTTCTTTAACGAGTTTTTCCGATCTATTTCTCAATAGTTTTATGAGCAGAaagtttgttttttgttttttgtttttatgccCAGGGAACCCCGTACAGCCGGTAGCCGGCGGGTAAACTCTGGGGtgacgctagcggaggacccaccaccccgacatcATGCTTAAGTCACCAAGTGACTCTGCCAGCCACCTTGCGTTGTAAGGGCTTTGAATTCCTTACCTCCCTCATAGAGGATCACTGAAGCTTACCCAatggagccaccacggccggtggtgcAGAAAAGTTTGTTTGTATCTCTTTTTGCAAAAAACttgaaacttttgttttcttctttgtatACTTATCTCTCTATTTTAAAAGTTCCTTGttataaatatttcttaataTCTATCTATTCTAAAGAATCGTGAGACTTTGGTTTTGTCCTTTCtgaatattaacttcttgattttaaatttttgtcgTTGAGTAATATGATTTaaagttttcttttaatgtcatTTCCAAAAGTTGTAGATTTTGGCAATTTACTCTAGTCTGAACAAGACCTACAATTTTTCAAACAACCTTGagagtttaaatttgcttttaaagaacgTCATGCAAATTATTTTAGATTGTATCACAAATTTTTTCAATCTATTTCTCAATAGCTTAGATGAGCAGAGGTTGTaggcaagttttttttttttttttacaaaaaattttaactttttttctcatttgtttaCTAATAAATCTCTTTACTTGGAAGAATTGttaagacttttaatttgtacTTTCTAATTatcaaattcttgaatttttctataAAAGAGCAACcgagtttaaaattttttaaaattgtttccaAATGTTGGAAATGTTGGCAATTTCTTCCTTACTCTATTCAATACAAGACATTATTTTCAAACAACATTAGGAGtttaaatttacttttaaagaaTGTCATGTAAATTATTTTAGATTGCGCCACAAGTTTTTACAATTGATTACTCAATAGCTTTATGATCAATAAGTTTgcaaatattgttttttttttggtaaggcgAGTTTGCAAATATtgttttttgccaaaaaaataaaatttttgttttatccATATTATAAGAAGTTCCGTTTTAAAGAGGATTCCTAATATCTCTTGCTTTTTAAAGAATAGCGAgacttctattttgttttttgttccgtAAATATgaacttcttgattttaagcTTTGTCTTCAAGTAACCAtacttaaagtttttttttgccTTCCAAATGTTGCAAATCTTGGCTTTTGTCTTCCTTACTCTATTTTTTACATGACCTAGTATTTTTCAGACCACATTAGAAGTTTAAATTTCCTTTCAAAGAACTCCATGCAAACTATATTTTAGATTCTATCACAAGCTTTTCCaatctatttttcaatttatgttgCCAAAAAACTTTTGTTTCTCCTCTTTAATAATGATCTCTTTGCTTTAAAAGTTCTTtgtaaaagaaattttctaatatCTCTCTCTGTTTTGTAGAATAGTGAGACATTAGTTTTGTCCTTTTTATATATTAACTTCTTTATTTTAAGTCTTCTGTTAAAGAGCAGTTGGATTATAGTCTTCCTTCGAAATTgtttccaaatgttgcaaatGATGGCAATTTTCTTCAGCTCTATATTTTGCACAAGACCTACTCTTTTCAAATAAGATTGGGAGTTAAAATTTTCTTGTAAAGATCGTCATGCCATTTATTTTAGATTCTATACAAGTTCtccaattcatttttcaatgaTTTTATGAGAAAAAGCTTGGCTAGTATCTCTTTTTTCAgcaaaaaactcaaacttttgtTACCTTCATTTGTATACTTATGTCTCTGTCTTAAAATTTCTTGGCTAAAAATTTTTCCGAGCATCTTTGTTTTATAGAATTGTGAGGCTTTGattttgtcctttctaaattttaacttcttgattttaagttttttgtCTTTGAAAATGCCATAGTCAAAGTTTTCTTTCAAAGTTGTTCTCAAATGTTGCAAATGTTGCAAATATTGGTAgttttaatttgcttttaaagaacgTCATGCAAATTACTTTAGATTCCATCACAATTTTTCCAATCTATTTTTAATAGCTTTTTGAGTAGAAAGTTTGCTATATCTCTTTTTTGGcagaaaaaattagaactttGAAAGTCTAATATCATGTTTGACTTCAACGCTGAACAGGAAACTTAGATTTGTGTATATCTTCCTTTTTCGGCTTTTCTTGTTAGCAAGAAgtcttttttcattattaatattattatttctgGAATTCAACCTTTTGCTTAGAATTTAAATTCGAGACATATTTAAACACGGAGTTTACCCACCTCCATCTAACCCTTCTTAGCAAACCATGGGAAAAATGAACTGTCCAAAagcagaataaaataattattaaattcaaGATATGTATTTTGAGAATGCCCAAACTCCATAGTACATTCGGACCTGCTGAGGCCTTTGGAAATACAATTATATGGTTCTTGCATTTACCCAACAGGCTTTGGGGGCCCAAGGGACATTGGAGAAGTGTTCCCAAACACACCTAGCTTTAATTAGAGAGTTCAACCTAGAATTTGTTCATGACAACACGGCAGTGAATGGTTTAATATAAGATATAATCTTAAGATGTTTATTATTCaacatttcttgaaaattgcattGTGGGTTCATAAAAAGTTAGAATTTTCTGTGCTTTTGGACAAAGAGATATAACACTATCCCAAACAATTAGCGATTTTCCTTATTTAAAGGATCCGCCACCAAGAGAAGCCGTGGAAATGGTTGACACGAAGGATCGAATGGCAATTCATTTGAAAAGACTTCACAAACCCAGAAGCTGCTGTCGATTAATGGAGTGCGCATCGATTTTGGGCATTCCTTTTGAGGTTCGTTTTCGAAGTAAAGTGACCTGTGCAGAGTTTTCAGTAGCCTTGTGAAGGTGTAGTCCCCGTTCAATTGTGGGGTTGTGGGACGAAGGAAGGATCATTGGCCGGAGCTTCAAGCGAGGGAGGGTGATTCGACCTGATACACCTCCGACCGCGGCGCTGCTGGTGGAAATTCAACCATTGAGAGGTGTCAGACAGGACAGAGCCCCAACGGGAAACAAGTTTCAAATACTAGGAAACCTGAGGTCGATGGTGGGTACAACGAATGGATGCTCGTTTCGCCCAGAAAGAGTAGAAACCTCCAAGCATTTCAATGAATGGTCGTGCAGCGAATGGGTGGAGCTCGGGATCAGAGACGATGGAGGTGAAGGAGGGACTAGCTGCAAATGCTGTCATAGTCTATAGACCAGGTATATCGATCTCATCGTAACCATTAATTATGCAGTTTCATCATCAAGCCCAAAGTGATCAACAGTTGAAACTTGAATGAACTTGGTTTATATGATTTGTAGATTAGGTCAAGTAAGTCGACTGAATTTAATAATTCTTGTCATCCAAACATCGGTCATTAGACATTCATTCTTTGCCTTAGTCCAGTATACAAATTAGCTGTACTTCCAGAATGTTGCATTTAGTCGGTAAGAAATATGGTAAATCATTAAGTTCCACTAGAGATGACCATGCACACATATGAGGTACGtgcctaaaaaataaaataactactTACGAGAACCAGAACACAAGATTGTACACCGTGAAGAGTCTTGGCAAATCAAATACACTGCACAATAGGAATAGTGCttctgaaattaaaagaaagacaaCTTGATACCTACAAATATCACATGCCTCTGGAACCAAGAATTCACAGGCcattgttgcatggatccatgGGGGCATCCATGCACATTGGCGACTGAACATCATGCGGTGATGAACTACTGCTGTAGAGGATGAAACCTGATTTGAAGTCCATGTTGTGGGCGGATTGTCAGGAGATGACCTGGGCAGTGGATATACGTTGGGGACAGCTCGAAGGTGTAGCGCTGGAGGATCATCGAAAAAGTGATTTTCGCTTCTGCCGCTGCGAAGCTCATCCCAACGCAAGATCGAGGTCCAAAGCCGAAGGGGATGAACACAACTGCATTGTTGTTGGTAGCCTTAGCTATGCCTTCTGAGAATCGCTCTGGCTTGAATTCATGCACATCTTCCCCCCAGATTTCTGGGTCATGGTGAAGCTTAAGGGTCGGTATGAAGATCTGACTATTAGCAGGAAGAACAAGCTTCCCTAACCTCAGTTTCTTGCCAACTTTTCGAGTCAAGCCGCCTCCAGCGGAGTACAAACGCAGAGTTTCGTTCATGATCATGCTAATCTgcacatgaaaaaggaaaaatgtttaGTTAGTCATCATGTCTAACCTACAATTTGAGTGAATCAAAAAAGGTTGACCGGGACCAAGACTTGAGTTGTTTTCTATACCTTCTTAAGCTTTCCTAGTCCATCGGAATCGGGGTCTTTATTCCCATATACATTGAGAACCTCCCTTCTTGCTTCCTCTTGCCATTCTGGATTAATTGCTAGGAGGAATAACATCCATGCCATCATTGAGTTGGTAGTTTCTTGTCCGGCGAGGTAGAATGTCTTGCACTCATCCACCAGATTATCTACCGTGAATTTTTTGCTCTTGTCCATATCATGCAAAGCCTTCACAAGTTGTCCTAGGAAATCATCCCCAAAGCCATCTTCTTCACCGGCCAtcaccttcttctctcttctcttgatCATCTGTAAGATGGAATTGCGTATGTCTTTCTCAAGTTTCTCTGCTTCAACCTCATCCGCTGTCTTCCAAATCTTACTGCCAGCAGGATTCAGAACAAATTCCATAATTAGTTAGGCCTAGCTAAAACTCTGATTCTGAGATTGAAATGTCCTACGTCTTTTGAGGCTTGAAGTTTGCCTTTGCACAACGAACAAAACTGTTGCCTGACCATCATCAGAAATTTGCAGCTTGCTAAGTGTGATCTAACATCAGTAATTTTGGTGATAAGAATGGTTATCAAAAAACAGTGTACCTCCTTCGAATGCATTTACTCACCGGAAAACTTGTCAGAATAATCAAGTTCGTTCTAAAAGTGATAATCACTGTACATTCTAGCTTCTTCATCATAAAAAtggtcaaaacaaaatttttctagaaaaaatgcGCAATACCTTATTCCTGGTAATCTTATATTGAAAGCATTTTTGGATGTTAATGAAGCCAATCCTGTCAACATCTGAAAAATGTTCCTCCCCTCAACATAGCTGCTCCCGAACGCAGTTCTTGAAATCACTTCGGATGTCAATAACTTAAACTCTCCAAACACCTCGATCTCTTTCCCTTCTtgattcttccatttttctagCATTGTATGAACACTCTCCACCATTGCCGGTGCCATATTCTGCAATTTCAATCCCCCAAAATAATTTGTAAAACCTAAAATCAGACAATTCTCTTTTTCAATTGAGTTCAACTACCTTCAAACTTTCCCCATGGAAAGCGTGATTGGCGAGTTTACGCTGGTTCGCCCATTTCTTGTCATCGACTATACTCACGAGCCCATCTCCTAGAAGCTTCTTGGCAAAGTCCTTAGTTCCTGTTTTTGGGTATGTTTTCTCTCTGTCAAGCAGCACCTCCTTAATAAGCTCTGGCTCTGTGATGACCAGTCGAGCTTGAGGTCCGTGCCAACTCAGGTAATTCCTCCCTACAAAGTTGCACAAAAGTTCAATATCAGAGCGTCACGACACTAATGAAACTTAAGTTTAGTATTTTGGTAATTACCGTATGTGTCTATCCATGTGTTGACTTGAGGGTGAATCTTAGGGAATATGTCGTGAGAGAGATTGTTCATGGGCGTGTTCCTGACTTTCATCTGCATCTTGATTGCTTCCTTGGTGCTTCCATGGAGGAACCTGTAAGGAGGGCCAGAGATCCCTTGTTGGGCCATCATCCTCTGTATCCTGAGCGGGTTCCACCATAACTTGTGCAAGAGCTTGGCAAGAGAccagagaagaaacagaaacagagaGCTCAGGAAGATGACCAATTGCATGGTTCAATTAGGGGATCAAACGATAAAGGAAATGAAAACAGTGAAAATTATGATACTGGGTTTCTCTTATGAAATGAAAAAGTTAGATTGATTTAGGTATTTATTGTCTTTCGGAGGATTCTATGAGCCGGACAGGGACGAACTGATTAACGTCATCCGTGACCTCCTTGCCGATCTAGAATTATTAAATTCAACCCAGAAAAGGAAGAGCACTTGACGAGCTCACTTTTGGGTGATCCGGATGCCAGCGTATCCAATTCACTGAAACCATATGAATCGCGTGATTCCCAAGGTGACCAACAACCAGCGGTAATGGTGATGAATATTTTGGCTCCATTTCAGGGGAAGCGTGGATAGGGACGAACTGATTAACGTCATCCGTGACCTCCTTGCCGATCTAGAGTTATTAAATTCGACCCAGAAAAGGAAGAGCACTTGACGAGCTCACTCTTGGGTGATCCGGATGCCAGCGTATCCAATTCACTGAATGAATCGCGTCATTCCCAAGGAGACCAACAACCAGCGGTAATGGTGATGAACAAGTAGTGCATGCGCCCGGTACTCCTCCAAGCCCACGACAAGTTGGCGTCTCGAATGTGCGCAATCTGTCGAAAAGCCCTTTCCAAAGCCAAACCTTACTGAGAATTCGATGAATATAGAATTcgtcaaacttttcaattagggACACAAGCTGTCTTGGTCGTCTTCTCGACACAGGAACTGTTTCTTAGCAATAATCTCGCTTACAAGACGCGACATAGATCGATGAAAAATTCAAGGGCCAACGTATAAAGGACATAATCGTGAGCACGGGGATGACATCGGACGCGACGAGGAAACACCAGGACCATCTATCACTCGCTTCCATCTTTTTCTTGCTTAGTTCGAAAAGTCCTATACTGCACAATCTTTAATGGCagatccaaaaacaaatttggcCTTTGTTTCCGTTGCTTCATCAACACACCCGTATAAAGGTAGCCTAGTCGCCACATAGTCCGTCAAATCAGGATTGTACCTCAGGGGGGGATTGAACCCCGAATCTGATAGGACTTGATGAATGACTCAACCGCTTGTTAGATCCATTAGGATCAAAACATAAATTGGTCAATTGTACGTGGTTCATTAGATAATTATATTTCAAGAAACTTGGAGCAGACATCTAATGAATACATACCAAATCCAAAACACAGCTTGTCTAATCCGTTAAGTTAAACGTAGGTCAATCCGACCCAATTGTGACCCAGAACACAtctttgaattaaaataaaacttCAATAGGTTTTTCATGAAACTAGAACCCACAAGCTCACGAAGGCATTAAAAGTAGTCTCTGGACATTGTTATTTCAGCATTAACTGGGCGATATATGCTGATT
The nucleotide sequence above comes from Eucalyptus grandis isolate ANBG69807.140 chromosome 2, ASM1654582v1, whole genome shotgun sequence. Encoded proteins:
- the LOC104433346 gene encoding cytochrome P450 CYP749A22, with the translated sequence MQLVIFLSSLFLFLLWSLAKLLHKLWWNPLRIQRMMAQQGISGPPYRFLHGSTKEAIKMQMKVRNTPMNNLSHDIFPKIHPQVNTWIDTYGRNYLSWHGPQARLVITEPELIKEVLLDREKTYPKTGTKDFAKKLLGDGLVSIVDDKKWANQRKLANHAFHGESLKNMAPAMVESVHTMLEKWKNQEGKEIEVFGEFKLLTSEVISRTAFGSSYVEGRNIFQMLTGLASLTSKNAFNIRLPGISKIWKTADEVEAEKLEKDIRNSILQMIKRREKKVMAGEEDGFGDDFLGQLVKALHDMDKSKKFTVDNLVDECKTFYLAGQETTNSMMAWMLFLLAINPEWQEEARREVLNVYGNKDPDSDGLGKLKKISMIMNETLRLYSAGGGLTRKVGKKLRLGKLVLPANSQIFIPTLKLHHDPEIWGEDVHEFKPERFSEGIAKATNNNAVVFIPFGFGPRSCVGMSFAAAEAKITFSMILQRYTFELSPTYIHCPGHLLTIRPQHGLQIRFHPLQQ